A genomic window from Salvia hispanica cultivar TCC Black 2014 chromosome 5, UniMelb_Shisp_WGS_1.0, whole genome shotgun sequence includes:
- the LOC125189526 gene encoding uncharacterized protein LOC125189526 yields the protein MNPDDYDLSTSDGCRRALTRALFDCVNEAAVECLAAAAAAVAAVARVPRSIRCRTFVPREHDVAHERLFADYFVEQPRWGPTFFHRRFRMSRDLFLHIVHTLEGRDEYFQYREDGIGRPGLTPLQKCTVAIRQLAYGTTTDMFDEYLHIGDTTGRSCLKNFCKGVVEAFCDIYLRRPTC from the coding sequence ATGAATCCCGACGACTACGATTTGAGTACATCGGATGGCTGCAGACGGGCCTTGACTCGAGCCTTGTTCGATTGCGTTAATGAAGCCGCAGTGGAATGCTTGGccgcagcggcggcggcggtggcggcggtggCGCGGGTCCCTCGTTCGATTCGATGTCGAACGTTTGTCCCCCGCGAACACGACGTAGCTCACGAACGGCTGTTCGCAGACTATTTTGTCGAGCAACCACGGTGGGGCCCCACCTTTTTTCACCGCCGTTTTAGAATGAGCCGAGATCTTTTTCTTCACATTGTGCACACGTTGGAAGGACGTGATGAATACTTCCAGTATCGTGAAGACGGCATCGGTAGACCCGGACTTACGCCGTTGCagaagtgcacggttgcgattcggcagttggcctacggcacCACAacggatatgttcgacgagtaccttcacATCGGGGATACAACTGGCCGCAGTTGTCTAAAGAATTTTTGTAAGGGAGTTGTGGAGGCTTTTTGCGACATATATTTGCGACGCCCGACCTGCTGA